In the genome of Aequorivita sp. H23M31, the window AAGAAAATATATTTTAGAAACGGAATTTGAAAAACAATACAACGAAGCTTTCCATATAATGAACATGATGGCTGCGTTTAGAAATCAAATAAATTAAAAAACAAGGTGATCACTTCGGTCATCGGTCATCCGTCATCAAGCATCAACCATGAACAACCTTCACATTTATAACTCGCTTACTAAAACCAAAGAAAAATTCGTCCCTATACACGAAGGCGCTGTGGGAATGTATGTATGCGGCCCTACGGTTTACAGTAATGTTCATTTAGGAAATTGCAGAACCTTTCTTTCGTTCGATCTTGTATTTAGATATTTAAAGCATCTGGGATATAAAGTGCGCTATGTTAGAAATATTACCGATGCGGGACATCTGGAGAATGATGGGGAAAGTGGGGAGGATCCTATTCTGAAAAAAGCGCGGATTGAGCAATTGGAGCCTATGGAGGTTGTTCAGAAATATACTGTCGATTTCCACACGGTTTTATCAAAATTCAATGCGCTACCGCCGAGTATTGAGCCAACCGCGACGGGCCATATTATCGAACAGATTGAGATAATAGAAAAAATAATTGCCGAAGGATTTGCCTACGAAAATAATGGTTCAGTTTATTTTGATGTTCTCAAGTTCAACGAATCTCACCAATATGGAAAACTGAGCGGTCGGAACATTGAGGATATGATCGCGAATACCCGTGAATTATCTGCTCAAACCGACAAAAAGAATCTGCAGGATTTTGCTCTTTGGAAAAAAGCGGAACCTCAGCATATAATGAGATGGCCTTCACCTTGGAGTGTCGGATTTCCAGGATGGCATTTGGAATGTACGGCCATGAGCACAAAATATCTGGGCGACAATTTTGACATTCACGGAGGCGGAATGGATCTAAAATTCCCACACCATGAATGTGAGATTGCCCAAGCGGAGGCATGTAATGATATTTCGCCGGTCAATTATTGGATGCATGCCAATATGCTTACATTAAACGGAAGAAAGATGTCCAAATCTACCGGCAACTTTATTCTTCCCAATGAAATGTTTACCGGAGAAAATGATATTCTAAAGAAGCCCTTTTCCCCTACAGTGACTAAGTTCTTTATGTATCAGGCACACTATCGGAGCATTTTGGATTTCAGCAGCGAAGCTTTGGAAGCTTCCGAAAAAGGATTCAACAGATTAATGGATGCCTACCGAATGTTGAACGGTTTGGAAACTTCAGAAAAATCTAGTCTTGATATAGAAAGTTGGAAAAAAGCGTGTTATGATGCGATGGATGACGATTTTAATAGTCCAATCCTTATCGCTCATCTTTTTGAAGGGGTTAAGTTCATTAACGCTCTTAAGGAGGGAAAGGAAACTATTACCAAGGAAGATCTGGAAAACCTGAAAACCACGATGCACAACTTTTTATTTGAGGTAATGGGATTACAGGATCTTTCTTCAGAAAATTCTGGTGATAGCGAAAAACTTTCAGCTGCGGTTGAGCTTCTTATTGAACTACGAAACCAGGCACGTGCAAACAAGGATTTTGCAACCAGCGATAGAATACGGGACCGACTTTCGGATAAGGGAATTCAATTGAAGGATGGGAAAGAGGGAACTACTTTCAAGTTATGAGTTAAGAGTTATGAGTTATGAGTTGTGATTGCTAAAATGAATAATGAAGAACTAAAATAGGGTTTATCCCCCGCCCTAAAGGAAGCTAGTTTATGAGTTGTGAGTTGTGAGGCTGAAATGAATAATGAGAA includes:
- the cysS gene encoding cysteine--tRNA ligase; translation: MNNLHIYNSLTKTKEKFVPIHEGAVGMYVCGPTVYSNVHLGNCRTFLSFDLVFRYLKHLGYKVRYVRNITDAGHLENDGESGEDPILKKARIEQLEPMEVVQKYTVDFHTVLSKFNALPPSIEPTATGHIIEQIEIIEKIIAEGFAYENNGSVYFDVLKFNESHQYGKLSGRNIEDMIANTRELSAQTDKKNLQDFALWKKAEPQHIMRWPSPWSVGFPGWHLECTAMSTKYLGDNFDIHGGGMDLKFPHHECEIAQAEACNDISPVNYWMHANMLTLNGRKMSKSTGNFILPNEMFTGENDILKKPFSPTVTKFFMYQAHYRSILDFSSEALEASEKGFNRLMDAYRMLNGLETSEKSSLDIESWKKACYDAMDDDFNSPILIAHLFEGVKFINALKEGKETITKEDLENLKTTMHNFLFEVMGLQDLSSENSGDSEKLSAAVELLIELRNQARANKDFATSDRIRDRLSDKGIQLKDGKEGTTFKL